The genomic stretch ATTCAATGTCAGAAGTGACAAAATAACATTCAAATCAAAGCAGACTTTTGGAAATTGAGTCCACGTGGTCTTGTGGCCAGTGTAGCATACATTTCCTTCTAGTACTGTTATTACAATGAATATTTAGCACTTACAGTATATCACTTTGTGGATGAAAAAGACAACGGCATCGGCATGAGCTGAAACAGAGAACTTAAGCGACTGATAATAATATTTGGTATGTCTTATTCACAAACAAATTGAGGAAAATCTCCCATTATTACATACATTTGCTGACAAATGGCTTTACTTGTGGGCCGTGGTTTGAGCCAGGTGCTGTTTGGCAAGCCACAAAGCCTACAgcccaacaacaaaaaagcgaaggtacagtacagtgaaCAAATACAATTTCTGTCCATGATGTTTTAAGCAGTGGGAGTTACAGTACATCACCCAAACAATAATTCCAATTCCCCCTGCCCAGTGGTGAAGTGTAGTTTGTGCACGCAGGTTGTGCTTCAGGCCTGACAAGTGCAGTAAAGACCCCAATGTTTATAacttttttaaaagacaaaacaacTGGAAGTCAGTGCATTGACAGATACTGTATGTCCTCTGGAGATTAAGACAGGAATACAGGAGCGGAGTGAGTGACCCTTCACCCTGCGGTTTTCATGGTTGCCTCACAGTTGGCTGCTCAGACCATCGCAGTGGAGGTGCTCCAGAAACACCACCTACGTCTGGAATGGTGCTTGCTGTGGACAATGTCCTCCTTCTCCCGCTCCTTCCTCACACGCTGGTAGTGGTCTTCCTCCTTCAGGTACCACACTGGAGGCCAGCGGTGCTTCTCAAAATACTCCTGGTTCTCTGTTCAtgtcacacacagaaagagaagCTTCAGGGCTAGAAAGGCCCTGCGGACAAATTTGACCATAAAACTTCATGGGAGTCATAGGGTACCCTGCCGAAAAAAACTCTAAACTAGGTTCTGAAATAGCTagtagctggtttaccagttagaccagctccatacccaacatggtttgaccatcaGGatttggtagctggtatttcaagctggtcaaagctggattttacaccagggtattcTGTACTGTATACTGAGAGTGGAAATACTTGCATGTTATGTTGAGGGTTACTGCAGACTCCTTTTTAGCAGACTCTGTTTTATTTAGTATAATGCGGTTCTGAAGAAGCCCAGCAAACCTTTATCCCATGCAGCAGGTGCAGTGCAAAGCACTGCTGGCTATTACACACCCAATAAAGCACCACATTTATTTAGGTCACTCTGACCGGTTCTAGCAAACGCATTGCCCAGCCGTGAGGAGTGACCTTGGCAAGGAACATTTACACTATATCAATGAACAATTCATGAATTTGTCTTCGGCTGAATATTATGTTCGGAGCTTAATTATGTTAATTCCTTAACATTAAGGCAAATCTGCTTTTGGCTTTGATTGAATAGCCTTCATAAAATACTGATAACAAAACAGAGTGTTCTTACCTGCAGATTTAGATTTGATTTCCTTGCGGTAATTGGCACagacactgttgtaatgagtgcaGATATGATGTAAGCACCAAGCAGCTAACTGGTTAGCGTTATGGAACTGCAAATAAAACGGTTTAAACAATATGTTATCTGTAAGAACAAAATCAGGTAGAATACAATGAGGTCAGAGaatcattaaaaacatttttataattgtGCACATACTATAGAAAAGGATTTACATTATGCAAGGTTGAATGTTTCACTCTGTGACTCACCTGGGCCAGTTCAAGGTATGTGAGGACGTCTCCATCGATGTCCTGTCCCACTTTTGAAGTTTTCGCCAGTTCGCTCACAGCATAATGTTCTGTGGAACAAATATGACACTTGTATTACTTGCAACTGCTTAAAAAAATAGTATAACGTTCATATAATTAAAAGTTATGTTCCAGTAATTGTATGTTTTATTACCTTAAAGAAgattatatactttattgaaccctgtggggttaTTTGTTCTtggcatttgacccatcctagttatttGAGAGCAGTGGACAGCCATAGTGCAGTGCCCggggagaaatgtggggttaaggaccttgctcaagggcccaacagctgtacagatcttaccgtggctacagtggggcttgaaccacaaaccttcctggtcccagtcatgtaccttagccactacgctacactacTATTGCCTGCCCTTAACGGACATTAATAGTTCTGTCACAAGCTGTTAAACCAATAGTATGGTTACATGCTACATGATACATACATAAGCatctaataaaatgttttagtgAAGACACacttaaaaaaaccttttattcTTTAAATACATCCTATTGAGGCAGAAACAGGCGAATGACAGCACTGACATAACACAGACCTGTTAGAGCCACCAGCCGAGGAAGGCACAGTCTGTTGGCCAGAGCAATTAACTCCAGTGGGTCAAGGTCGGCTATAGGGCAGAGCTGATTGGTGTATAGGTACTCCAGTACTGCTTGCATGCAGGCCCTATTCGTGTTGGGGAAGGACACCTGCCAAAAATAAATGGACAGAGCAGCAAATTAATGTTCCTCCCAcaactttttaattaaatttgctTTCCTGGCTtgacacatatgcatgcatactgccaaaacataaacatacagtatgaaaaaaaaactgttgctAGTATGTGCGATTTCCCTCTGTTCCGAGTCGCTCCCTCTGGCAATGAAATCCGAAATCATATAACCCTTCCTCTCTCTATGTCCCTGTCTTTGGCCATCCCACTACCCGTTGTTTATGACCATCCCACTGCCCCAGACTCCCCGGTGTCTGCTCCTCCTAATGACTAAGTCCCTCCCACAGTTTGAGTCCAAGGAGCCCTTGTGTCTGACTGACATGGGCGGGGCGTGAATGCTACACTCTCTGGGTGTTAATGAGAAGGAGAAACACAGCTTGTGGCTATTTTCGGTCTGAGAACACTCACAGTTTAAGGATGAATATAAATGTGCAATCTCACTGACTGATCAGGGAAGCAGGCCAACATTTTATGTTTCAGTAAACATTAATTTATGATCTGTACATGATACCGCAGTCAAAGGAAAGAAAGTAGAGGCAGGTTCTTGATAACAAAAGCATCCTTATACAAGCACATATTCTCATGCTAACCTATTATATATgtttaaatacataattttacATTATTCAGCAATACATAGAGTGGGGAATTATcagcacccctgactggcaatgcacataaatacaaaaaaataaacaatgtgattattgaaaaaaacatgcatgggTAATACGTGCCAGTCTATACCTCTGGTACCTCTATAACACTATTCACATTGTCTCCTCATAAACCCCAGCCTGATTCTCCTCCCCCTGCAGCTGTCAAACTAAGGGCAAATTACATTTCTATCACATTCATAACatcttttctaaaacaaatCCTATAATAACTCCTCCCTGTTGGAAGAAGTGCTTCTCATCCCCTGGCCTCTAATGGTTTTGATCATGGCACTTAAGCCTCTTTGTGATCGATATCAAGTTCATCTCAGTGTGGCATTACTAAGCACATTTCAGCAGGAGCAGAGAAAATTACTACCAAGCCAATTACATGAGGTTCTTCAAGGGTAAACCTTGTACAGTGTGCAGCACTGAGGGGAAGACAAGGGCCAAATGTCTGTCGATTTCTATCGATGCGCtcaattttaaagcaaaaagTAGGACACCTCCATCCTAAAATAAAACTGTCCcaattcatatcatatattggCAGGAAATGGTGACCGAAAGCATAGTCTATTTAACGATTTGTTTGGGCACAGCACATCAGCCATTACTATGCGACTTGCTACTGCATTTGGATCTGTTGTGTCCATGTAGCCTGAAGGGCATTTTAAGGTCTCAGTGGAAATTCACATCTTTCCTAATTAACCTGAGGGACCATGTGGTGTTTGTTAGCCTGAATGCAACGTGGGgcatgttttattgaaataagGCAGGTATGAGTAATCATTCAGAACGTGCTCTGTTTCTGAAAATCTGGATTTTGAACAGCATGCAATGTCGCTTGTCACGGTCTTTATGGATTAAAAATAGGCACGAAAACGCCGCATGAGATTTGGCATTGACAAAATACTGCGTTGATGGAGGTAcagtatttctttttaaaatctaGCTGACCATACTGTACTTAAGTATACTTTTAATGACACCATGATTAGATGATACTGAATTTCTGAACCCTGGCACATGCTTTGGCAGCCCAAAACCTTTGCGATTGCGCAAGCTGTCGGACCCAGGGCCATCTGTTTGCGGGCTGGCAACATTTCAACAGGAGGGAAGAGAATGTGAGAAAAACCAGCAGCAAACAAATCAATTAATGACCAAAATGTCATTAGTctatgtctcacacacacctcgttGTTTGAGCTCTCCAAGAAAGACCCGCCAAACAAAGCTGCCATCCAGTCACAGCTGGATATCAGCAAAGGCTTATGGGCATTGATGGTTCCATCATCCAATCTGAATATGACATCTGCCAGGAAAAATGGGAAATGGCTTTATCGTTTTTATTTTTCGAGTATTGTAATATGCACATAGTAGCTTTCACATCGGGGCGTCATATTGTTGGCACAGTTTGTGATCTACCTTCAATTACTTTTTTGAAGGTGCCTTCAAATGCCTCCTGGGCTATTTCCTTATAACTTAAATCCCAAAATACTATGATGCTGCTTCCATACTGTTTGTCTTACGTAGTTGTCACAGTGTGGGAATCTTAAATGTTTTAAGAAATGAAATTCTTTGGATGTTCTCTTTGCCTTGGTTTTTCAAGACTATGATGAAGTTTCAGTTGAATTAAGATATTTAGCTTCACAAAATCAGCATAAACAAATTATTCTCAACACAATCCTATTTCAGGAATAagaatttgaatttgatgttCTGGTCCGTGTTAGACCTTCTGATTTTTGTtcaaaaatatactgtacagtacttttaaaataaacaggCAAAACCAAACTGTCAAGTTGGTCTTTACCTGTAAAGGTGTCCTTGGTCAGGCATTCCTTAATTCTGTTCGCTTTTCTCACGTAAAATGCTTTTGTGATTTCCTGATTCATGAAAGCCTCCTTGTTCATGATGTTCTCCACCATCATCCTCAAGTCGAAGACCTCCAGGATCTCCGCGATCTGTGCAACCTTCATCAAGTCCTTCTCCCTCTCGTCCAGCTCCCCCGTGTAGAGGAAGCGGAGGACTGCGCTGAAGGGGCCCAGCTGGATGGAGTAGTCCATCTTCACCACGGTCATGGATGCCGGCGTGGCGGTCACAGGGTTGGTTACCGTCTCCTTGTGGATGCTGTAGAAGGCCTTGCTCCAGGAGGCCAGGGACAGCTTGGTCCTCCGGTGCTTCCCACTGAAGCTCATCATCTTCAGCGTGCCGTCGCTCTTGGACGCCCTGAGGGAGCAGGGCGAGAGGGAATGCAGGACGTCAGCGTCCTCCTCCGTGTCCAGGCTGAGGGTCCGCATCAGGTGGTCCCTCCCCTGTCGCTCCGTCACCACCAAGCACTGGGACTCGTCCGAGATGTCCATCTGGAAGAGGTCGTAGAACTTTGAGGACGAGGTAGAGAGGTAGATCTTGTGGGCGAAGATGTGGATGTGGTCCTGCAGGATGAACATCACGTCGGCGCAGAGCGGGCTTTCCAGCAGCTGTTGCGAGCCGTCTCGGTTGTTCGGAGGGCATTCTGGGATTTTGATGAGGGGCGGGGGAGCCTTGGGAGGCAGGAACGGGGCCTGCAGCAGGGGTTTCTGCACCCTCCTGAGGTGCGACTTCCAGAACTGCAGGTGCCTCCTGGAGATGAGGGCGGCCCGGATTGCGTTGTCGAAAATGTCCTTGATGCCAAACTGATCAAAGACGCTTGTCTCATAGTAGGGAATGCCGAGCTCTTTGGCAACTTCTCTGCCACTTTCGGGTGGTAAGATGTCACTGGGTTTTATGGGCCTGTTTGAGATTTAAAAGAAACAATAACTGCAAACAGGGCTCTATTTCTGCAACTACTCAGTTTTCCTCATTCTATTACCAAGGCAGAACAGCATAGAAAAAAGAACATGCTCACAAAATTCAGCACAGCAAAAAATTTACTTAGCATTTACtggtaaaaaaaactaacaaaattCATCCAGAAGCCATGCTTTATCATGACTGGTCTTGTCCACTTCAGTTATGAGGTGTGTGAATACATGCTTCAGAAGCATGGACCTTGAGCACTTTCATATTCAGGTGCAGGCTCAGaactctgtaaagctgctttgtgacaatgtcCTTtctaaaaagcactatacaaataaaattgaattgagtattcaagcagcaaaaaaaaaggacacTGAGCATGCCTGTACCTCGCTAATGGCCGCCTGGCTCGATTGACAGCCTCCAGGTCCGCGTACCGCAGGTCGAGCTGGCACCCCACGAGGATGACTGGCGTCCGTGGGCAGAAGTGCTTAATCTCCAGGTACCACATGGTCTTGACGTGATGGAGGGAGTTGGGGTTGGCGATGGAGAAGCACAACACCACCACGTCGGACCTGGAGGAGACATTAGAGAACAAGGACACATCTCAGCGGTGGCCCCCACACCCACTCCACCATACAGAACAACGAAGAGCAAACAACACTCTACACCGCATGCTACAATACCCAGCAAAAAAGTGTCATACATCACAGACGCCAAGCTGTACCAGCTGCagcactgcagtcctgcaggaTCAGGTGTTCATGCAGATTTTCCCCACATTTTCAATGTCAGCCAGAGAGACTACTACATTGACCTCTGATGAGTTAAGATGAAAAGATTGCCTTATTTACAGCTTACCGCCCTACCAAACAGCTTTCAACAAGTTTTTAGTGAATAGCTCCTTTGGCATTGCTTTTTCAGTCTGTCAAGGTGaagataagtaaaaaaataattgacaacaaaaaacagaaaccatGCACACAAAAGGACACATTGCCGGCATACCTTTTCACAAGTGAGGTTAGTGCATTGTCTATCCTGAGAATAACACCGTTCATACAGGTAAAATAAAGAGCGCTCTCTGGTCATTGGAACATAAGGAGTCGTGCACCACTAGCTGACACGGCAAGCAACGGGGTTCTGCTACGAGGCCACACAAGACTGGATTTCATTTGCAGTCAGACTGAAAATGCATAAAGCATGAGTCATGAGTAGCTACATGACTAACAAACTTACAGTTTCTTTCACTGCCAAGTCCTGTATATAGATCATAGGGACcctacaaacaaaaacaggcacAATACAATGCTACATTTGGCCTTTAAGAAGAAGCATAAACATAATTCAGGTTAAAGTTTTGAAGGTTAAAATGAAGCAGGCTACAAAGAAGACAAAGCTGCACGTGTAAACACAATCATACCATGAGGCTTGATAAATAGGGCACTGGCCtacttttttcaaattaaagctccattttgttttagcGCCAAGATACTATTTTGGTATATTTGTTCAATTGCTGCAAAATCCTCTGTCAATTTTCAAGAGCGCAAGCACGAGGCACATTCTTGCCTGCCACCGCTTCTTTTCAATCTGAAATCTATCATCACTGTATAGTCATTGTGTCGGACAAGTGCACTTCACACACAACTGGGGAGGCAGACTGCAGGGACCCAATTAGCTCAAAGCTCTAACACGATGGTGGAGAGAAAATCCTGTAGGCTGAAAGCTTCCTTTCCTGCGTGAAGCTACAGCCCAGGATGTTTCTTCCTGCAACTGGCACTGCCTGATCAAGATTCAAAACCAAACTGTAATGCATgatgtcactgtgctgtgtCACTCTGAGTTTTTGCATTGGCCcactttcattgtattttttaaaaaacactcTGAGTAGAACTGAGAAAACAGGCAAAAGGGAAGCTAATGTTTTCATTAGCTTTTTTTAGGCTGAAGTCCAGTGAATGACATTGAAATCTGTAAAACTTTAAAGCATTTCAATCTGACACAACAAAGCTAAGATAGTGCACTAAAACCTCTAAAGGTCTGATCTTAAGGGGACTCCTAAGAGGTTATTGAGTCCAGATTGGTCTATAGTAAGGCTAATGTAAGCAAACCATTGACAAAGAGACAAAAATCATTGCCTTGCTGATTGATGACTGCCCATATCATTGATTGCGCATTGCGTCCAAGAAAAACCTATCGTGTGAACAAATTACCCTTGAGCGTCACAATGCCAATGGTGCGCTTCTTTACACCACCTAATTTGCCCTTAAGAATTTAATATTACAATGTGCAGAACTGGACATCTGCATTTCTGGAGAAGGCATTCTTGTATGCGTTTAGCAGCTGCTCCAAGGATCACAGCAATCAAGGACACAAGGGGAGCACTGTAAACTGAATTTACTGAGTTACTTTTATACCGATGATGATCGTTATCATCATATGAAGTGGCTCACTTTTACAGTATGTGTCAAGTGGGGAGGTCTCCTTAGCTAACTCTCCCACATTCCATTAGAGGACTCCCATCTGTGGCAGAAGTGTTTCAAAACACGAATGCAACTTGCTCGAGAGCCcaatgtgtgtgggtgatcAGACCGTATCTGCAGTTAACAGACATGTAATGGATGGGCTCCTTATTCCCCTCACATTGGCTGACACTCGTAATCACTCTCTGTAGTCTGGGCATAGGTTCAGGTGATATTAATATCCAAGCTTTTCAGGCAGGCAGTGCTCCTGCATACACTCTAGAGTTCTCCAGAGCCTTCGCTAGGGTCTCCCACACACAGAATCCTCTCACCATCAAATCAGTGGCTGGTTTGGGGACAAGTGAGGgacatgaaatgaaaagctTTTTAATTTTATCGATGAATTTATATTACAGAAGCAATCATATAAGAAGACAGTAATTCTGCTGATACGGGGAGAAGGCCaaagcgcgggggggggggggggggggggcagacaggggagttgaggagggggggcaggcaggggtGGTGGCTGTAGACTGCATGAGAATTCAGGCCCAgtcatctaaaaaaaaaaaaaaaaaacggttggCCCTGTATTAGCTGACCACCGCACTAAATCAGGGGAGGAAACGTTCCCTGATCACTCTGACGGTAAAACAGAGACACGGAGCTCTTAAAGGTGAACAGCTTCCAGAATCTCAGGCGGATCCTTCACCCGTCTCGTTATCAAGCAGCCTGTCCGGCCTGTCCCTTTATTAAAGTGTATGCCTCCCTCCGGAGCCGTGTCTGAACTGCAACTCTGCTGTTATCGCCTGACACTGGAGCGACTGCTGCAGTCCCCCATTACGGCTCAGTGGAT from Conger conger chromosome 2, fConCon1.1, whole genome shotgun sequence encodes the following:
- the rhobtb1 gene encoding rho-related BTB domain-containing protein 1 — encoded protein: MWYLEIKHFCPRTPVILVGCQLDLRYADLEAVNRARRPLARPIKPSDILPPESGREVAKELGIPYYETSVFDQFGIKDIFDNAIRAALISRRHLQFWKSHLRRVQKPLLQAPFLPPKAPPPLIKIPECPPNNRDGSQQLLESPLCADVMFILQDHIHIFAHKIYLSTSSSKFYDLFQMDISDESQCLVVTERQGRDHLMRTLSLDTEEDADVLHSLSPCSLRASKSDGTLKMMSFSGKHRRTKLSLASWSKAFYSIHKETVTNPVTATPASMTVVKMDYSIQLGPFSAVLRFLYTGELDEREKDLMKVAQIAEILEVFDLRMMVENIMNKEAFMNQEITKAFYVRKANRIKECLTKDTFTDVIFRLDDGTINAHKPLLISSCDWMAALFGGSFLESSNNEVSFPNTNRACMQAVLEYLYTNQLCPIADLDPLELIALANRLCLPRLVALTEHYAVSELAKTSKVGQDIDGDVLTYLELAQFHNANQLAAWCLHHICTHYNSVCANYRKEIKSKSAENQEYFEKHRWPPVWYLKEEDHYQRVRKEREKEDIVHSKHHSRRRWCFWSTSTAMV